Proteins from a single region of Chitinophagales bacterium:
- the hisH gene encoding imidazole glycerol phosphate synthase subunit HisH: MEVAIINYNAGNIHSVELALMRLGIKPILTNDPEILLKADKIIFPGVGEASSAMQSLKRSKLNKLIPELKQPFLGICLGLQLLCKSSEEGNTKCLGVFPIRVLKMQNKPLAQLKIPHMGWNNISNIKGVLFEGISPSDYFYFVHSYYAQFSEYTNATCTYNNLFSAALSMDNFHAVQFHPEKSGIVGERLLKNFIEKT; encoded by the coding sequence ATGGAAGTGGCTATTATCAATTATAATGCAGGCAATATTCATTCCGTTGAATTAGCGCTTATGCGCTTGGGGATTAAGCCCATCCTCACCAATGATCCTGAAATATTGCTCAAAGCAGACAAGATTATTTTCCCGGGTGTAGGGGAAGCAAGTTCAGCTATGCAATCCTTAAAAAGGAGTAAGCTTAATAAGCTGATTCCTGAATTAAAGCAACCTTTTTTAGGCATTTGCCTGGGTTTGCAATTGCTTTGTAAGAGCTCAGAAGAAGGAAATACAAAGTGTTTGGGAGTTTTTCCTATAAGGGTGCTGAAAATGCAAAACAAACCTCTTGCTCAATTGAAAATACCACATATGGGCTGGAACAATATCAGCAATATTAAGGGTGTTTTATTTGAGGGTATTTCTCCTTCAGATTATTTTTATTTTGTTCATAGTTATTATGCGCAATTTTCTGAATACACCAATGCAACATGTACATACAACAATTTATTTAGCGCAGCATTGAGTATGGATAATTTCCACGCTGTTCAGTTCCACCCAGAAAAAAGCGGTATTGTTGGAGAACGGTTGTTGAAAAATTTTATAGAAAAAACATGA
- the hisB gene encoding bifunctional histidinol-phosphatase/imidazoleglycerol-phosphate dehydratase HisB: protein MKKLLFIDRDGTLILEPEDNQIDAFEKLEFYPGVFQNLAKIATELNYVLVMVSNQDGLGTSSFPEADFQPVHDFIIKAFKNECIEFSEIHIDRSFPEDNSPDRKPKTGLLKKYTNGDYDLENSYVIGDRITDIQLAENLNCKVIWIAPEHKDFESNALALKTSDWKSIYEFLKLPQRQANIKRKTKETDIEVAINLDGCGKANISTGLKFFDHMLEQIPAHASIDLYISTKGDLEVDEHHSIEDTAIALGTAFSEALGGKMGIQRYGFLLPMDDSLAQLAIDFGGRSWVEWNVEFKREKIGDMPTEMFFHFFKSFSDAAKCNLNIKAEGQNEHHKIESIFKALARAIRMAVKRNAAENSLPSTKGVL, encoded by the coding sequence ATGAAGAAGCTCCTTTTCATTGATAGAGATGGAACCTTGATTTTGGAACCGGAAGACAACCAAATCGATGCTTTTGAGAAATTGGAATTTTATCCGGGCGTATTTCAAAATTTGGCAAAGATAGCTACTGAACTAAATTATGTACTGGTGATGGTTAGCAATCAAGATGGTTTAGGAACAAGCTCATTTCCAGAAGCAGATTTTCAACCGGTTCATGATTTCATTATTAAAGCTTTCAAAAATGAGTGTATTGAATTTTCTGAAATTCATATTGATCGTTCTTTTCCGGAAGACAATTCTCCCGACAGAAAACCCAAAACAGGCTTGCTGAAAAAATATACTAACGGTGATTATGACCTGGAAAATTCTTATGTAATTGGCGACCGCATTACAGATATTCAGTTGGCAGAAAACTTAAATTGCAAAGTCATCTGGATAGCACCTGAACACAAAGATTTTGAAAGCAATGCACTGGCTCTGAAAACCAGTGACTGGAAAAGTATTTATGAGTTCTTAAAGCTTCCTCAGCGACAAGCCAATATTAAAAGAAAAACCAAGGAAACAGATATTGAAGTTGCTATTAACCTGGACGGCTGTGGCAAAGCAAATATATCAACAGGACTGAAGTTTTTTGATCATATGCTGGAGCAGATTCCAGCACATGCAAGCATTGACTTATACATATCGACAAAAGGAGATTTAGAGGTAGATGAACACCACAGTATAGAGGACACAGCTATTGCATTGGGTACAGCTTTTTCTGAAGCACTGGGAGGCAAAATGGGTATTCAACGCTATGGCTTTTTATTACCTATGGACGATAGTTTGGCACAGCTGGCTATAGACTTTGGGGGGCGCAGTTGGGTAGAATGGAATGTGGAATTTAAGCGTGAAAAAATTGGAGATATGCCTACTGAAATGTTTTTCCATTTCTTTAAATCCTTTTCTGATGCGGCCAAATGCAATTTGAATATTAAAGCCGAAGGACAAAACGAACACCACAAAATAGAATCTATTTTTAAGGCATTGGCTAGAGCAATTCGCATGGCTGTTAAAAGAAATGCTGCTGAAAATAGTTTGCCTTCCACAAAAGGTGTATTGTAA
- the hisC gene encoding histidinol-phosphate transaminase, with protein MKKATDIKSLLRQNIKAMQSYAFARAEFSGNAKVFLDANENPFESKYNRYPDPWHQELKEKLAAYKNIASEYIFLGNGSDEAIDLLIRAFCNPGLDKIVLCTPTYGMYKVTAALNDIEVQNIPLLENFQPDTEIIQKIKDASCKLLFLCSPNNPSGNCLSTESIGEIIDSFPGIVVLDEAYIDFADQKSFINRLDKCQNLVVLQTLSKAWGMAGIRIGMAFANPQIIAVLNKIKAPYNISTPNMEAALNVLANTQPMKKQISKIVEQRNHLSAILQGFNEVEKVYPSDANFLLVKFKDAKYVFQTLCERGIVLRDRSKQVNCEHCLRITIGTPKENKILVNTLNEFLK; from the coding sequence TTGAAAAAGGCAACTGACATAAAATCACTTTTGCGCCAAAATATTAAGGCAATGCAATCCTATGCTTTTGCGCGCGCAGAATTTTCAGGAAATGCTAAAGTGTTTTTAGATGCAAATGAAAATCCATTTGAAAGCAAATATAACCGCTATCCTGACCCATGGCATCAAGAGTTAAAGGAGAAATTGGCTGCGTACAAAAACATTGCTTCAGAGTATATTTTTTTGGGCAATGGCAGTGATGAGGCTATTGACCTATTGATACGAGCTTTTTGTAATCCAGGACTTGACAAAATTGTTCTGTGCACTCCTACTTACGGCATGTACAAAGTCACAGCCGCATTGAATGACATTGAAGTACAGAATATTCCTCTGTTGGAAAATTTTCAGCCTGATACTGAAATCATACAGAAGATAAAAGACGCATCCTGTAAATTACTTTTTTTATGCAGCCCTAATAATCCAAGTGGTAACTGCTTGTCTACCGAGTCAATTGGTGAAATAATTGATAGTTTTCCAGGGATTGTAGTTTTAGACGAAGCCTATATTGATTTTGCTGATCAAAAGAGTTTTATCAATCGTTTAGATAAATGCCAAAACCTAGTGGTGTTACAAACTTTATCAAAAGCCTGGGGAATGGCTGGTATACGCATAGGGATGGCTTTTGCAAATCCGCAAATAATTGCAGTACTGAACAAGATAAAAGCACCTTACAATATCAGCACCCCCAATATGGAAGCCGCCCTGAATGTTTTAGCCAATACCCAACCAATGAAAAAGCAAATAAGTAAAATTGTAGAACAACGCAATCATTTATCTGCCATTTTACAAGGATTTAATGAAGTAGAAAAAGTCTATCCTTCTGATGCAAATTTCCTTTTAGTGAAATTCAAAGATGCAAAGTATGTTTTTCAAACATTGTGTGAGAGAGGTATTGTGCTTCGCGACAGATCAAAACAGGTAAATTGTGAGCATTGTCTGCGTATTACAATTGGTACTCCCAAAGAAAATAAAATTTTAGTGAACACTTTAAACGAATTTTTGAAATGA
- the hisD gene encoding histidinol dehydrogenase, with product MNNLYKNPVESLWPELIKRPSIDRSALFPLMEKIIEAVQTEGDQALKQFTEKFDGVEIEQLQVSQKEIESAEKLTDESLKTAIKIAANNIEKFHLAQSIDHTKIETSPGVFCWNKSTPIEKVGLYIPGGTAPLFSTVLMLGIPAKIANCSEIVLCTPPDKTGKIHPAILYAAKQVGIEKIFKVGGAQAIAAMAFGTESVPRVYKIFGPGNQYVTALKQLVQLNGISIDMPAGPSELLVYADESADPDFVAADLLSQAEHGIDSQVILLVNNENLVEEIASSIDRQLEELPRKSIAQKALENSRSIVFEDNNQAVAFINTYAPEHLILASKDCKHTADKIKNAGSVFLGNYSPESAGDYASGTNHTLPTNGFAKMYSGVSLSSFMKTITFQELTKEGLAGLSKTIETMAAAEQLSAHENAVKIRREKIEKGN from the coding sequence GTGAATAACCTCTACAAAAACCCCGTTGAAAGCCTTTGGCCGGAGTTAATCAAACGCCCATCGATAGATCGCTCAGCCTTATTTCCACTCATGGAAAAAATTATTGAAGCAGTTCAAACCGAAGGAGATCAGGCTTTGAAGCAATTTACCGAAAAATTTGACGGAGTTGAAATAGAGCAACTACAGGTTTCTCAAAAGGAGATTGAATCTGCTGAGAAACTAACGGATGAAAGCCTTAAAACAGCTATTAAAATTGCTGCCAATAATATTGAAAAATTTCACCTGGCACAATCAATAGATCATACAAAAATTGAAACCAGTCCCGGTGTTTTTTGCTGGAACAAATCCACTCCGATAGAAAAAGTGGGTTTATATATTCCAGGAGGAACAGCTCCCCTTTTCTCTACAGTATTGATGTTGGGCATCCCCGCTAAAATTGCAAATTGCTCAGAAATTGTGCTGTGCACACCTCCTGATAAAACAGGAAAAATACATCCCGCCATATTATATGCAGCAAAACAGGTAGGCATCGAAAAAATATTTAAAGTAGGTGGTGCCCAAGCCATAGCAGCTATGGCTTTTGGAACAGAAAGTGTTCCAAGGGTTTACAAAATATTTGGGCCAGGTAATCAATACGTTACGGCTTTAAAACAACTGGTTCAGCTAAATGGCATTAGCATCGATATGCCTGCAGGGCCATCAGAATTGCTCGTGTATGCAGATGAAAGTGCAGACCCGGATTTTGTTGCTGCGGATTTATTATCACAGGCGGAACACGGTATTGACAGTCAGGTGATTTTACTTGTAAACAATGAAAATCTGGTAGAGGAAATTGCATCTTCTATCGACAGACAACTGGAAGAATTGCCTAGAAAAAGCATTGCACAAAAGGCATTGGAAAACAGCAGAAGCATTGTTTTTGAAGATAATAACCAGGCCGTTGCTTTCATCAACACATACGCTCCAGAGCACTTAATCCTGGCAAGCAAAGATTGTAAACATACAGCTGACAAAATTAAAAATGCAGGTTCTGTTTTTTTAGGTAACTATTCCCCAGAATCCGCAGGTGATTATGCTTCTGGTACAAACCATACTTTGCCAACAAATGGTTTTGCAAAAATGTACAGCGGTGTTTCACTGAGCAGTTTTATGAAGACCATCACTTTTCAGGAACTTACAAAAGAAGGTCTTGCAGGACTGAGCAAAACAATAGAAACAATGGCCGCTGCCGAACAATTGTCCGCCCATGAAAATGCAGTAAAAATTCGCAGAGAAAAAATTGAAAAAGGCAACTGA
- the hisG gene encoding ATP phosphoribosyltransferase has product MNDTLKIALQKSGRLSEGSMKLLSNCGVNVSNNGRRLMAQASNFPLEILFLRDDDIPEYVEDNVADIGVLGLNVVKEKNKSVDIVEKLGFSKCRLSLAIDKNQNYTGPSFFNEKQIATSYPNILKEWLQENNVKTDVHEISGSVEIAPGIGLAEAICDIVSTGSTLFSNGLKEVETIMHSEAVMIANRNLSSEKQTLLEKLIFRINAVNKAKTNRYILLNAPNEKLEQIISILPGMKSPTVTPLADKDWSSVHSVIGEEAFWEVIDQLKLAGAEGILVVPIEKMVL; this is encoded by the coding sequence GTTAATGTTTCTAACAATGGCAGAAGATTGATGGCCCAAGCTTCCAATTTCCCCTTGGAAATTCTTTTCCTAAGAGATGACGATATACCGGAATATGTTGAAGACAATGTAGCAGATATAGGTGTTCTTGGCCTAAATGTAGTAAAAGAAAAAAATAAATCTGTAGATATAGTTGAGAAACTTGGATTCTCTAAGTGTCGACTTTCACTGGCAATAGATAAAAATCAAAATTACACCGGTCCCTCTTTCTTTAATGAAAAACAAATTGCAACCTCATATCCTAATATTCTAAAAGAATGGCTGCAAGAAAATAATGTAAAAACAGATGTTCATGAAATTAGCGGGTCAGTTGAGATAGCCCCCGGTATAGGCCTGGCTGAAGCAATTTGTGACATTGTAAGTACAGGAAGCACTTTATTTAGTAATGGGCTGAAGGAGGTGGAAACCATTATGCACTCCGAGGCTGTAATGATTGCCAATAGAAATTTATCTTCTGAAAAACAGACTTTACTTGAAAAATTGATTTTCAGAATAAATGCTGTAAACAAAGCCAAAACCAATCGCTACATTTTACTAAATGCCCCTAATGAAAAGTTAGAGCAAATCATCTCTATACTACCGGGAATGAAAAGTCCTACTGTTACTCCCCTGGCCGATAAAGACTGGAGTTCTGTACATTCTGTTATTGGGGAAGAGGCCTTTTGGGAAGTGATTGATCAGTTAAAATTAGCCGGAGCTGAAGGAATACTTGTGGTTCCTATTGAAAAAATGGTCTTGTGA